Proteins co-encoded in one Verrucomicrobiota bacterium genomic window:
- a CDS encoding sugar phosphate isomerase/epimerase, producing MKLSQVAAQLYTVRDHVLDPSGFSRAIERLKSIGYSAVELIPSDKVKDQEIARICNDAGMAVAAAHVHQSVLIAHPEAIVDKLQVIGAKLAVYAYPAEVDLSSRLDIEQLGNRLEQSAETLGRAGLKLAYHNHAIEFSRVDGERVLNILRGAAPTLSFELDAYWAQYGGVSPERCIRELRGKLAALHLKDYGFDLKNNQPFMAEIGTGNLDFSVLVAEAERVGCEWFVVEQDVTPGDPFDSLAHSFRYVQDNLAVRNGR from the coding sequence ATGAAACTTTCCCAGGTTGCTGCGCAACTCTACACGGTCCGGGATCACGTGCTCGACCCGTCGGGATTCTCACGCGCCATTGAGCGCCTAAAATCAATCGGCTACTCCGCCGTGGAGCTGATCCCGTCGGATAAAGTTAAGGATCAGGAGATCGCCAGGATCTGTAACGATGCGGGGATGGCGGTGGCCGCTGCGCACGTGCACCAAAGCGTGCTCATCGCTCATCCGGAAGCCATCGTGGACAAACTGCAGGTCATCGGGGCCAAGCTCGCCGTGTACGCTTACCCGGCGGAGGTTGACCTGAGTTCGCGGCTGGACATCGAGCAATTAGGCAACCGGCTTGAACAGAGCGCGGAAACGTTGGGCCGGGCCGGGCTGAAGCTGGCGTACCATAATCACGCGATCGAGTTTTCCCGGGTCGATGGGGAACGTGTCTTGAACATCCTGCGCGGAGCGGCGCCGACGTTGAGTTTTGAGCTCGACGCCTACTGGGCGCAATATGGCGGCGTCAGTCCGGAACGTTGCATCCGGGAGCTTCGAGGCAAATTAGCGGCCCTTCACCTGAAGGATTACGGGTTCGATCTCAAAAACAATCAGCCTTTTATGGCGGAAATCGGGACGGGCAATCTGGATTTTTCAGTCCTTGTGGCGGAGGCGGAACGTGTCGGGTGCGAGTGGTTCGTCGTGGAACAGGATGTCACCCCTGGCGACCCGTTTGACTCCCTGGCGCACAGTTTCCGGTACGTGCAGGACAACCTGGCGGTGCGGAACGGCCGGTAA